From a single Hippoglossus stenolepis isolate QCI-W04-F060 chromosome 2, HSTE1.2, whole genome shotgun sequence genomic region:
- the lsm6 gene encoding U6 snRNA-associated Sm-like protein LSm6, producing MSLRKQTPSDFLKQIIGRPVVVKLNSGVDYRGVLACLDGYMNIAIEQTEEYVNGQLKNKYGDAFLRGNNVLYISTQKRKV from the exons ATGAGTCTGAGGAAACAGACCCCGAGTGACTTCCTGAAGCAGATCATCGGGAGACCCGTGGTCGTCAAGCTCAACTCGGGGGTGGATTACAGAG GTGTGCTGGCCTGTCTGGATGGTTACATGAACATCGCCATCGAGCAGACAGAGGAGTATGTCAACGGGCAGCTCAAGAACAAGTATGGAGATGCTTTTCTAAGAGGAAACAATG tTCTGTACATCAGCACCCAGAAGAGGAAAGTGTAG